One Actinopolymorpha sp. NPDC004070 DNA segment encodes these proteins:
- a CDS encoding alpha-ketoacid dehydrogenase subunit beta codes for MTALTLAKSLNAGLRRAMEDDPKVVIMGEDIGRLGGVFRVTDGLQKDFGEDRVIDTPLAESGIVGTAIGLALRGYRPICEIQFDGFVYPAYDQIVSQVAKMRFRSQGRLAVPMVIRIPFGGGIGAVEHHSESPEAYFAHTAGLKVVACASPGDAYWMIQQCVASDDPVIFLEPKRRYYEKAEVDTEATEAPYPLFASRVVRDGTDAVLLAYGPMVKTCLEAAQAAAEEGKNLAVVDLRTLSPLDLDPVYELVRRTGRVVTVHEAPITGGLGAELATRITEECFYSLQAPVRRVGGFDTPYPPARAEEDFLPDLDRILDAVDRVLAY; via the coding sequence ATGACCGCGCTCACCCTGGCCAAGAGCCTGAACGCCGGCCTGCGCCGCGCCATGGAGGACGACCCGAAGGTCGTCATCATGGGCGAGGACATCGGCCGGCTCGGCGGCGTCTTCCGGGTCACCGACGGACTCCAGAAGGACTTCGGCGAGGACCGCGTGATCGACACGCCGCTGGCGGAGTCGGGCATCGTCGGCACCGCCATCGGCCTCGCGCTGCGCGGCTACCGGCCGATCTGCGAGATCCAGTTCGACGGGTTCGTCTACCCGGCGTACGACCAGATCGTCAGCCAGGTCGCCAAGATGCGCTTCCGCTCCCAGGGCCGGCTCGCGGTCCCGATGGTGATCCGGATCCCGTTCGGCGGCGGCATCGGCGCGGTCGAGCACCACTCGGAGTCCCCCGAGGCCTACTTCGCCCACACCGCCGGCCTGAAGGTCGTCGCCTGTGCGAGCCCCGGCGACGCGTACTGGATGATCCAACAGTGCGTCGCCAGCGACGACCCGGTGATCTTCCTCGAACCCAAGCGCCGCTACTACGAGAAGGCCGAGGTCGACACCGAGGCCACCGAGGCGCCCTACCCGCTGTTCGCTTCGCGGGTCGTCCGCGACGGCACCGACGCGGTGCTGCTGGCGTACGGGCCGATGGTCAAGACCTGTCTGGAGGCCGCGCAGGCTGCCGCCGAGGAGGGGAAGAACCTCGCCGTCGTCGACCTGCGCACACTTTCGCCGCTCGACCTGGACCCGGTGTATGAGCTGGTACGCCGGACCGGGCGGGTCGTCACCGTGCACGAGGCGCCGATCACCGGTGGCCTGGGCGCCGAGCTCGCCACCCGGATCACCGAGGAGTGCTTCTACTCCCTGCAGGCACCGGTGCGGCGGGTGGGCGGGTTCGACACACCGTACCCACCGGCCCGGGCGGAGGAGGACTTCCTGCCCGACCTGGACCGCATCCTCGACGCGGTCGACCGCGTACTCGCCTACTGA
- the pdhA gene encoding pyruvate dehydrogenase (acetyl-transferring) E1 component subunit alpha, with amino-acid sequence MTEGTFGAPAGEPDLVQLLTPEGERCEHPDYAFDLDDEAIRGFYRDMVLTRRIDAEAIALQRQGELGIWASLLGQEAAQIGSGRAVRQQDFIFPTYREHGVAWCRGVDPLALISLFRGVDHGGWDPADVNFHLYTIVIGAQTLHATGYAMGMQRDGCVGTGDPERDAAVLAYFGDGASAQGDVNESFIWSAVFNTPTVYFLQNNQWAISAPQERQSRIPLYRRAAGFGFPGVRVDGNDVLASYAVTKAALQQARDGGGPTLIEAFTYRMGAHTTTDDPTRYRLQDELEHWKLKDPLARVKAYLTRNALIDDAFLSDLDTEADDLAAHVRAGTLAMPEPDLAATFDRVYAEMTPELRAQQEWFREYHASFHPSGQAADGGAPHAEVTR; translated from the coding sequence GTGACTGAAGGCACGTTCGGGGCCCCGGCGGGTGAGCCCGACCTCGTGCAGCTGCTCACGCCCGAGGGCGAGCGCTGCGAGCATCCCGACTACGCGTTCGATCTGGACGACGAGGCCATCAGGGGCTTCTACCGTGACATGGTGCTCACCCGGCGCATCGACGCCGAGGCGATCGCCCTCCAGCGGCAGGGTGAGCTCGGCATCTGGGCGTCGCTGCTCGGCCAGGAGGCCGCACAGATCGGCTCCGGCCGCGCGGTCCGGCAGCAGGACTTCATCTTTCCCACCTACCGCGAGCACGGTGTCGCGTGGTGCCGCGGCGTCGATCCGCTGGCGCTGATCAGCCTGTTCCGTGGCGTCGACCACGGCGGGTGGGACCCGGCCGACGTCAACTTCCACCTCTACACGATCGTCATCGGCGCGCAGACCCTGCACGCGACCGGCTACGCCATGGGCATGCAGCGCGACGGCTGCGTCGGCACCGGCGACCCGGAGCGGGACGCGGCGGTGCTCGCCTACTTCGGTGACGGGGCCAGCGCCCAGGGCGACGTGAACGAGTCGTTCATCTGGTCCGCGGTGTTCAACACCCCGACCGTCTACTTCCTGCAGAACAACCAGTGGGCCATCTCCGCCCCGCAGGAGAGGCAGTCCCGGATCCCGCTCTACCGCCGGGCCGCGGGCTTCGGCTTCCCCGGCGTACGCGTCGACGGCAACGACGTCCTCGCCAGCTACGCCGTCACCAAGGCGGCGTTGCAGCAGGCCCGCGACGGCGGCGGCCCGACGCTGATCGAGGCCTTCACCTACCGCATGGGCGCCCACACCACCACCGACGACCCGACGCGGTACCGCCTGCAGGACGAGCTGGAGCACTGGAAGCTCAAGGACCCGCTGGCCCGGGTCAAGGCGTACCTCACCCGCAACGCCCTGATCGACGACGCGTTCCTGTCCGACCTGGACACCGAGGCCGACGACCTCGCCGCCCACGTCCGCGCCGGCACCCTGGCCATGCCCGAACCCGACCTCGCGGCGACGTTCGACCGGGTGTACGCCGAGATGACACCGGAGCTGCGGGCCCAGCAGGAGTGGTTCCGCGAATACCACGCGTCCTTCCATCCTTCCGGCCAGGCGGCCGACGGCGGCGCACCCCACGCGGAGGTGACCCGATGA
- a CDS encoding PhoD-like phosphatase N-terminal domain-containing protein, producing the protein MWARADRTARMWVEVARTPDFRRAVTVPGPVLTAETHHTGRADLHGLPSGQEHFYRVHLEDPDRHGVVGEALTGRPVTAPRHRTDVRFLRSGDMVGQGFGAGSTATS; encoded by the coding sequence GTGTGGGCCCGCGCCGACCGGACCGCCCGGATGTGGGTCGAGGTCGCCCGTACGCCGGACTTCCGCCGGGCGGTCACCGTGCCCGGGCCGGTGCTCACAGCGGAGACCCACCACACCGGACGGGCCGACCTGCACGGCCTGCCGTCCGGCCAGGAGCATTTCTACCGCGTCCACCTCGAGGACCCCGACCGGCACGGCGTCGTCGGCGAGGCACTCACCGGCCGGCCGGTCACCGCCCCGCGGCACCGCACGGACGTACGGTTCCTGCGGTCGGGCGACATGGTGGGGCAGGGTTTCGGCGCCGGGTCTACCGCAACGTCGTGA
- a CDS encoding 3-hydroxyacyl-CoA dehydrogenase → MAGLPVSTPVGVVGSGTMGAGIAQVALVAGHEVRLYDAQDGAADRGVAQILARLDRLVEKGRLDPAAADAARGRLTAVASLTDLAPSGLVVEAVVEHLPVKREVFGTLEKVCADDTILATNTSTLSVTAIAAGLHRPGRVTGMHFFNPAPLMALVEVPAGAATDPEVAQTVADTATAWGKTPVRCASTPGFVANRVARPFYGEAMQVLEEGGADCATIDAVLTEAAGFPMGPFTLADLVGNDVNLAVGRSVWEQTFGDPRYAPFVAQQQVVDAGWLGRKTGRGWYEYGGDAEPPGPRTAEPRTPPDQVTYHGGFTACFGLLDRIAAAGVSMERYDTGPAAQRSGPGEFEPGESAYGIELPGGGLVLETTGEPATFDGDAVTLDWVGDAATATRVCLAPGDGCEPGTLDQAIGLFQAAGLAVSVIDDVPGLIVARTVCMLVNEAVDLVARGEASAPDVDVAMRLGTGYPRGPLTWGDLVGPEVVADVLGTLARAYPGGRYRPSPLLVRAARTGRSLRSL, encoded by the coding sequence ATGGCGGGACTTCCTGTTTCCACTCCGGTCGGTGTCGTGGGCTCCGGGACGATGGGCGCCGGCATCGCCCAGGTCGCCCTGGTCGCGGGCCACGAGGTGCGGTTGTACGACGCGCAGGACGGCGCGGCCGACCGCGGCGTCGCCCAGATCCTGGCCCGGCTGGACCGACTGGTGGAAAAGGGCCGGCTCGATCCCGCCGCCGCCGACGCCGCACGCGGCCGGCTGACCGCGGTCGCCTCACTGACCGACCTCGCCCCGAGCGGCCTGGTGGTCGAGGCCGTGGTCGAGCACCTCCCGGTCAAGCGAGAGGTGTTCGGCACCCTGGAGAAGGTCTGCGCCGACGACACGATCCTGGCCACCAACACCTCGACGCTGTCGGTGACCGCGATCGCCGCCGGGCTGCACCGCCCGGGCCGGGTCACCGGCATGCACTTCTTCAACCCCGCCCCGCTGATGGCCCTGGTGGAGGTGCCCGCGGGCGCGGCGACCGACCCGGAGGTCGCACAGACCGTCGCCGACACCGCCACCGCCTGGGGCAAGACGCCGGTGCGGTGCGCGTCGACGCCCGGGTTCGTCGCCAACCGGGTGGCCCGGCCGTTCTACGGCGAGGCGATGCAGGTGCTGGAGGAGGGCGGGGCCGACTGCGCCACCATCGACGCCGTACTCACCGAGGCGGCCGGCTTCCCGATGGGCCCGTTCACCCTCGCCGACCTGGTGGGCAACGACGTCAACCTCGCGGTCGGACGGTCGGTGTGGGAGCAGACGTTCGGCGACCCACGCTACGCGCCGTTCGTCGCCCAGCAGCAGGTCGTCGACGCCGGCTGGCTGGGCCGCAAGACCGGGCGCGGGTGGTACGAGTACGGCGGGGACGCCGAGCCTCCCGGGCCGCGGACGGCGGAGCCGCGAACGCCGCCGGACCAGGTGACCTACCACGGCGGGTTCACGGCCTGCTTCGGTCTGCTCGACCGGATCGCCGCGGCCGGGGTGAGCATGGAGCGGTACGACACCGGACCGGCCGCCCAGCGTTCCGGACCGGGCGAGTTCGAGCCGGGTGAGTCGGCGTACGGCATCGAACTCCCCGGCGGCGGCCTGGTGCTGGAGACGACCGGCGAGCCCGCCACCTTCGATGGGGACGCGGTGACGCTGGACTGGGTGGGTGACGCGGCGACCGCGACGCGCGTGTGCCTGGCCCCCGGCGACGGCTGCGAGCCGGGCACCCTGGACCAGGCGATCGGGTTGTTCCAGGCCGCCGGCCTCGCGGTCAGCGTCATCGACGACGTGCCCGGCCTGATCGTCGCCCGCACCGTGTGCATGCTGGTCAACGAGGCCGTCGACCTGGTGGCCCGCGGGGAGGCGAGCGCACCCGACGTCGACGTCGCGATGCGGCTGGGCACCGGGTACCCGCGCGGCCCGCTGACCTGGGGTGACCTGGTGGGCCCGGAGGTAGTCGCGGACGTCCTCGGCACGCTCGCCCGCGCCTACCCCGGCGGGCGCTACCGCCCGAGCCCGCTGCTGGTCCGCGCCGCCCGGACCGGGCGTTCGCTGCGCAGCCTCTGA
- a CDS encoding dihydrolipoamide acetyltransferase family protein, producing the protein MTEAREFRLPDVGEGLVEAEIVSWRVKPGDEVKVNDVVVEIETAKSLVELPCPYAGTIAELLVPEGQVVPVGTPIIRVAAPGTAVSPGPSAPSAPAAAAAPAASAPQAAEAAVAGSFDVAAGSPGATTEAAAVDEQKTSMLVGYGPRTTSARRRPRTSTSAPAPTAAAPATPPTPAPPLHVTPAPAAPAPAHPGVLAKPPVRKLAKDLGVDLTQVPPTGPNGTVSRADVEAFAATAASAAEPAEAAVAPAAPSAGETRIPVRGVRRSTAQAVTQSAFTAPHVTEWVSVDATATMELLDRLRARRDFADVRLSPLVVVAKACLLALRRTPELNATWDEPAGEIVLKRHVNLGIAAATPRGLMVPHVKNADRMPLADLARSLTELTQTARAGKTQPAEMQGTTFTITNVGVFGVDGGTPILNPGESGILAVGAIRKQPWVVDDEVVPRWVATLSLSFDHRIVDGEQGSRFLMDVASVLEDPASALLLA; encoded by the coding sequence ATGACCGAAGCGCGCGAGTTCCGGCTCCCCGACGTAGGTGAGGGGCTGGTCGAGGCCGAGATCGTGTCCTGGCGGGTCAAGCCGGGCGACGAGGTGAAGGTCAACGACGTCGTGGTCGAGATCGAGACCGCGAAGTCGCTGGTCGAGCTGCCGTGCCCCTACGCCGGGACGATCGCGGAACTGCTGGTGCCGGAGGGCCAGGTCGTTCCCGTCGGTACACCGATCATCCGGGTCGCCGCACCCGGCACCGCCGTCTCCCCGGGACCGTCCGCTCCGAGCGCTCCGGCCGCCGCGGCGGCTCCGGCAGCCTCTGCTCCGCAGGCGGCCGAGGCCGCTGTCGCCGGCTCCTTCGACGTCGCCGCCGGAAGCCCGGGCGCGACCACCGAAGCAGCGGCCGTCGACGAGCAGAAGACCAGCATGCTCGTCGGGTACGGCCCGCGGACGACCTCCGCCCGCCGCCGCCCGCGTACCAGCACCTCGGCACCCGCCCCGACGGCCGCCGCCCCCGCGACTCCTCCGACTCCCGCGCCGCCCCTGCACGTCACGCCCGCGCCGGCTGCTCCCGCACCCGCCCACCCTGGTGTGCTCGCCAAGCCGCCGGTCCGCAAGCTCGCCAAGGACCTCGGCGTGGACCTGACGCAGGTGCCGCCGACCGGGCCGAACGGCACCGTCAGCCGGGCCGACGTGGAGGCCTTCGCCGCCACCGCGGCCTCGGCGGCCGAGCCCGCCGAGGCCGCGGTGGCACCCGCCGCACCCTCCGCCGGCGAGACCCGGATCCCCGTCCGCGGCGTACGCAGGTCCACCGCGCAGGCCGTCACCCAGAGCGCGTTCACCGCCCCCCACGTGACCGAGTGGGTCAGCGTCGACGCCACCGCGACGATGGAGCTGCTGGACCGGCTGCGCGCCCGCCGCGACTTCGCCGACGTCCGGCTGTCCCCGCTGGTCGTGGTGGCCAAGGCGTGCCTGCTCGCGCTGCGGCGTACGCCCGAACTCAACGCGACCTGGGACGAGCCGGCCGGTGAGATCGTCCTCAAGCGCCACGTCAACCTGGGCATCGCCGCCGCCACGCCGCGCGGGCTGATGGTGCCGCACGTCAAGAACGCCGACCGGATGCCGCTGGCCGACCTGGCCCGGTCGCTGACCGAGCTGACCCAGACCGCCCGCGCCGGCAAGACACAGCCCGCGGAGATGCAGGGAACGACGTTCACGATCACCAACGTCGGCGTCTTCGGGGTCGACGGCGGCACCCCGATCCTCAACCCCGGCGAGTCCGGGATCCTCGCCGTCGGCGCGATCCGCAAGCAGCCGTGGGTCGTCGACGACGAGGTGGTCCCGCGCTGGGTGGCCACGCTGTCGCTGTCGTTCGACCACCGCATCGTCGACGGCGAACAGGGCTCGCGTTTCCTGATGGACGTCGCGAGCGTGCTGGAGGACCCCGCGTCCGCCCTGCTGCTCGCGTAA
- a CDS encoding RNA polymerase sigma factor encodes MDQLRPTSEPDGELWRRAAKGDDPSAFGGLFERHIDAVYNHCFRRTGSWEAAEDLASVVFLEAWRRRHDVSLSGESILPWLLAVANNVVRNRDRSLRRHRRLLAKLPAAVVAPDPADDAVSRVDDERAMQRVLEVFTRLLPDEQDVLALCVWAGLSYTDAAVALGIPVGTVRSRLSRAREHLRRLAGLEAGAGRTGGPAPTSSPGGAQGAVQGRARRRATGRALSAQRSNNVNGELLP; translated from the coding sequence GTGGATCAACTCCGGCCCACCAGCGAGCCCGACGGGGAACTTTGGCGCAGGGCCGCCAAGGGCGACGACCCGTCGGCGTTCGGTGGGCTCTTCGAGCGCCACATCGATGCCGTCTACAACCACTGCTTCCGGCGTACCGGATCGTGGGAAGCGGCGGAGGACCTCGCCTCGGTGGTGTTCCTGGAAGCGTGGCGGCGCCGGCACGACGTGTCGCTCAGCGGAGAGTCGATCCTGCCCTGGCTGCTCGCGGTGGCCAACAACGTCGTCCGCAACCGCGACCGCAGCCTGCGGCGTCATCGCCGCCTCCTCGCGAAACTGCCCGCAGCGGTGGTCGCTCCCGACCCCGCCGACGACGCGGTGTCGCGAGTCGACGACGAACGCGCCATGCAACGGGTGCTCGAGGTCTTCACCCGTCTTCTACCAGACGAGCAGGACGTGCTCGCGTTGTGCGTCTGGGCCGGACTCAGCTACACCGACGCGGCCGTCGCCCTCGGGATTCCCGTCGGCACGGTGCGCTCCCGGCTCTCCCGCGCCCGCGAACACCTACGCCGGCTTGCCGGGCTCGAGGCGGGCGCGGGACGAACGGGGGGTCCCGCGCCCACCTCGAGCCCGGGAGGCGCCCAGGGAGCGGTCCAGGGACGGGCCCGGCGAAGAGCCACGGGAAGGGCTCTGTCGGCGCAGCGCTCGAACAACGTGAACGGGGAACTCCTGCCATGA
- a CDS encoding alkaline phosphatase D family protein → MTEEKSKVAQTLDEYRGQWAYNLLDRNVHAFAAEVPQVNQWDDHEVHNNWYPSQILDDDRYTEKRVDVLAVRARRAFFEWMPIRTSHRDPEGRVYRKVSYGPLLYVFVLDMRTYKDPNTPGLETVPDGGVLGWRQTKWLTEGLLGSRATWKVVANDLPLGLVVPDGATAMEGLAQGDPGAPKGRELEIATLLSTLRRHRVENVVWLTADVHYTAAHHYSPDRASFTDFSPFWEFVSGPLNAGAFGPNKLDATFGPEAMYVHAPPRQGASPLEGWQHFGEVEITGDSGELTVRLRDQEANVLYARTLTPGRR, encoded by the coding sequence GTGACCGAGGAGAAGAGCAAGGTCGCGCAGACCCTGGACGAGTACCGCGGCCAGTGGGCGTACAACCTTTTGGACCGCAACGTGCACGCGTTCGCCGCGGAGGTTCCGCAGGTCAACCAGTGGGACGACCACGAGGTGCACAACAACTGGTACCCGAGCCAGATCCTGGACGACGACCGCTACACCGAGAAGCGGGTGGACGTGCTGGCCGTGCGGGCACGGCGGGCGTTCTTCGAGTGGATGCCGATCCGGACGTCGCACCGCGACCCCGAGGGCAGGGTGTACCGGAAGGTGTCGTACGGGCCACTGCTGTACGTGTTCGTCCTGGACATGCGGACCTACAAGGACCCGAACACACCCGGGCTGGAGACCGTCCCCGACGGCGGCGTACTCGGTTGGCGGCAGACGAAGTGGCTGACCGAGGGGCTGCTGGGGTCGCGCGCCACCTGGAAGGTCGTCGCCAATGACCTGCCGCTCGGCCTGGTCGTTCCCGACGGCGCGACCGCGATGGAGGGCCTCGCCCAGGGCGACCCCGGTGCGCCGAAGGGACGTGAGCTGGAGATCGCCACCCTGCTGTCGACGCTGCGCCGGCACCGGGTCGAGAACGTCGTCTGGCTCACCGCGGACGTCCACTACACCGCCGCGCACCACTACTCACCGGACCGGGCGAGCTTCACCGACTTCTCGCCGTTCTGGGAGTTCGTGTCCGGGCCGCTGAACGCCGGCGCGTTCGGGCCGAACAAGCTGGACGCGACGTTCGGGCCGGAGGCGATGTACGTGCACGCGCCGCCGCGTCAGGGCGCCTCGCCGCTGGAGGGCTGGCAGCACTTCGGCGAGGTGGAGATCACCGGGGACAGCGGGGAGCTGACCGTACGGCTGCGCGACCAGGAGGCGAACGTGTTGTACGCGCGCACGCTCACCCCCGGCCGCCGCTGA